The Hymenobacter baengnokdamensis genome includes a region encoding these proteins:
- the mobV gene encoding MobV family relaxase yields the protein MATRRPTMPYAILHTAKLKTPGMATCATQHNYRLELTPNADPDWGGLNEEYLNHEQRNYWLLASERIAELQLPRLRSDAVRLVEVLLTASPEAFPRDAEGRAQDVRKTSWVQENLDFVQKRFGKENVIGFMLHQDEITPHIHAMVVPITADGRLSCRDVFSPATLRQLQTDYAAAMEKHGLQRGILHSTAQHEDVRRHYGAQQMSKEKLAEVAAPVKTAAFQLDALKPWERVRPQEYVVREQGRLDTHLAQFVTQTNQKLAQVAAVASANTLERERAKVLEKRLASSQALLVGTRQELGDTKAQLQKQQELTTKTQLHHRQAVIRHLQNDPIPESLAALGRGERAKHLAVAEKVLARHLRPPLYQLTDLAAPLLEKGYVLKVTGPQELSITHKGEGSRFSAAELRPNGRPLLEQFKEIVAQTNQQERSREATPRGRDAEMEM from the coding sequence TTGGCCACCCGCCGACCCACCATGCCCTACGCTATTCTTCACACGGCCAAGCTTAAGACGCCGGGCATGGCCACCTGCGCTACCCAGCATAATTACCGGTTGGAGCTTACGCCCAATGCGGACCCCGACTGGGGCGGCCTCAACGAGGAGTACCTCAACCACGAGCAGCGCAACTACTGGCTCTTGGCCAGCGAGCGCATTGCCGAGTTGCAGCTCCCGCGCCTGCGTAGCGATGCCGTGCGCCTGGTAGAGGTGCTGCTGACGGCCAGTCCTGAGGCCTTCCCGCGCGACGCCGAGGGCCGGGCCCAGGACGTGCGCAAAACGTCCTGGGTACAGGAAAACCTCGACTTCGTGCAGAAGCGCTTCGGCAAAGAAAACGTGATTGGCTTCATGCTACACCAAGACGAAATAACGCCGCACATTCATGCCATGGTAGTCCCCATCACGGCCGACGGCCGGCTGAGTTGCCGCGATGTGTTCAGCCCGGCCACGCTACGCCAGCTCCAGACCGACTATGCGGCGGCCATGGAAAAGCACGGGCTCCAGCGGGGTATTCTCCACAGTACGGCCCAGCACGAAGACGTGCGCCGGCACTACGGGGCCCAGCAGATGAGCAAGGAGAAATTGGCTGAGGTGGCTGCACCGGTGAAGACCGCCGCCTTCCAGCTTGATGCACTCAAACCCTGGGAGCGGGTGCGCCCGCAGGAGTACGTGGTGCGCGAGCAAGGCCGCCTCGACACCCACCTAGCACAGTTCGTAACCCAGACCAACCAGAAGCTGGCGCAGGTCGCGGCGGTGGCCTCGGCCAATACGCTGGAGCGCGAGCGCGCCAAAGTGCTGGAGAAAAGGCTGGCCAGCAGTCAGGCGCTGCTCGTCGGCACCCGGCAGGAGTTGGGCGATACCAAAGCGCAGCTTCAAAAGCAGCAGGAGCTCACCACCAAGACGCAGCTTCATCACCGGCAGGCAGTCATTCGGCATCTGCAAAATGACCCAATACCCGAATCACTAGCCGCGCTGGGCAGGGGGGAGCGAGCCAAACATCTTGCGGTCGCCGAGAAGGTGCTAGCCAGGCACCTGCGTCCGCCCCTGTATCAGCTGACCGACCTGGCCGCCCCTTTACTCGAAAAGGGGTACGTGCTGAAAGTGACAGGCCCGCAAGAGTTGAGTATCACGCATAAGGGCGAGGGCTCACGCTTCAGCGCGGCCGAGCTTCGGCCCAACGGCCGTCCACTGCTAGAGCAGTTCAAGGAAATAGTAGCTCAGACCAACCAACAGGAGCGTAGCAGGGAGGCGACACCGCGTGGCCGTGACGCTGAAATGGAAATGTAA
- a CDS encoding class I SAM-dependent DNA methyltransferase, which produces MNYSDFEARWRPAGGAERANYSLFLTELCDLLNVAHPDATTYNSAQDAYVFERTVTFDNGPSNKASTGRIDLYKRGCFVLETKQGVGSFAPFLVDGDTDITHNNIAHDPRTTRARPAHDPRTTRARPAHDPRTTGPNAERIELGLSPEKYRQGHATRGTAKWRQVMEAARQQALGYVRALPASEPRPPFIVVVDVGYCFDLYSNFAGVGDNYVPFPDSQTYRIALADLADEAVLARLRLLFTDPQQLDPSRRAAQVTRQLAGQLAALSAQLERAGHASEVVAQFLMRCLFTMFAEDASLIPKASFSGLLASYAATEELRQLLPDALESLWHTMDTGGFAPDLRARLRRFNGRLFHSAKALPLTAAQLTLLHEAAQADWTEVEPAIFGTLLERALDPRERHRLGAHYTPRRYVERLVVPTVLDPLRQEWVAAQAASARRLDDEDAKGARAELVKFLTRLTSVKILDPACGTGNFLYVTLEHLKRLEGEVLTAINGFGQTGLLDLGAGSTVSPRQLLGLELNPRAAAIADVVLRIGYLQWHLRTHGLTQLAEPLLDSYQNIRQQDAILQHGPPVPRLDAQGRPVTRWDGLTTKLHSATGKPVPDEAAQVPVFDYPAPHPAEWPAADFLVGNPPFLGDKAMRGALGDGYVEALRKAYRGRVPESADLVMYWWDHAARMVQAGQAERFGFITTNSITQTFNRRLIQQHLANTEQPLSLAFAIPDHPWVEATDGAAVRVAITVGVAGAGQPGTLAEVIREVTVAGEEAPAVELGEQMGVLNADLTVGADVSSAQQLGANAGLSSNGMMLAGAGFIVTAEEAAQLGLGTTLGLESRIRPYRNGKDLTARPRGVYLLDMFELTEAQMLSSYPQLYQWLVERVKPERDHNNRKRLKDIWWQFGETRKGLRAAVQELPRYIATPETAKHRVFQFLKSEVAPDHKLVCLALDDAYLLGILSSSVHVVWAMASGSWLGVGNDSVYASSRCFQTFPFPTATVVQQDRIRELAEQLDTLRKQQQAQHSTLTITDLYNVVEKLRAGQSLTPKEQVTNQLGLASVVLNLHQQLDREVAAAYGWAADLSETELLTKLVQLNKQRVAEEAAGVVHYLRPSYQAPGQQQAAFTLSATPISTTALAIIQPWPTALAEQMQAVRAVVQQAVTPMTVVQVAACFQRTRPEKVRPLLDTLTALALVRPTLDGTYAG; this is translated from the coding sequence GTGAATTACTCTGACTTTGAAGCTCGCTGGCGACCAGCTGGCGGAGCTGAGCGCGCTAATTACAGCTTATTTTTAACTGAACTGTGTGACTTACTGAACGTAGCTCATCCTGACGCTACCACATACAATTCGGCTCAAGACGCTTATGTATTTGAGCGAACTGTTACTTTCGACAATGGCCCGAGTAACAAAGCCAGCACCGGTCGGATTGACCTCTATAAAAGAGGGTGCTTTGTGTTGGAAACGAAGCAGGGCGTAGGTAGTTTTGCGCCATTTTTAGTCGACGGCGACACGGATATTACACATAATAATATCGCGCACGACCCGCGCACGACCCGCGCACGACCCGCGCACGACCCGCGCACGACCCGCGCACGACCCGCGCACGACCCGCGCACGACTGGGCCTAATGCGGAACGCATAGAGTTAGGTTTATCTCCCGAAAAGTATCGCCAAGGCCACGCTACTCGGGGAACGGCCAAGTGGCGGCAGGTGATGGAAGCTGCCCGGCAGCAAGCGCTGGGTTACGTGCGAGCCCTACCGGCCAGCGAGCCGCGGCCGCCCTTCATCGTGGTAGTAGATGTAGGGTACTGCTTCGACCTCTACAGCAACTTTGCCGGGGTGGGCGACAACTACGTACCGTTTCCCGATTCGCAGACCTATCGCATTGCCCTGGCTGACCTGGCTGACGAGGCGGTACTGGCACGCCTGCGACTGCTCTTCACCGACCCGCAGCAGCTCGACCCTAGCCGCCGGGCGGCCCAGGTCACGCGGCAGCTCGCTGGCCAGTTGGCCGCCCTCTCTGCCCAGTTGGAACGAGCAGGCCACGCCTCGGAGGTGGTAGCGCAATTTTTAATGCGCTGCCTCTTCACCATGTTTGCTGAGGATGCAAGTCTGATTCCCAAAGCCTCGTTTTCCGGGCTACTGGCCAGCTACGCCGCTACCGAGGAGCTGCGACAGCTGCTACCTGATGCGCTCGAAAGCCTCTGGCACACAATGGATACTGGCGGTTTCGCGCCTGATTTGCGGGCACGGCTGCGGCGTTTTAATGGGCGCCTGTTTCATTCGGCTAAGGCCCTACCCCTCACGGCGGCCCAGCTCACCCTACTGCACGAGGCAGCCCAAGCCGATTGGACCGAGGTAGAGCCCGCCATATTCGGTACCTTACTGGAGCGGGCGCTCGACCCGCGCGAGCGCCATCGCCTCGGTGCCCACTACACCCCTCGCCGCTACGTCGAGCGCTTGGTCGTACCTACTGTACTCGACCCGCTACGTCAGGAATGGGTTGCGGCGCAGGCCGCCAGCGCCCGCCGCCTCGACGATGAGGATGCCAAAGGTGCCCGCGCCGAGCTGGTGAAGTTTCTGACCCGCCTCACCTCCGTTAAAATCCTCGACCCAGCCTGCGGAACAGGAAATTTTCTGTATGTGACCCTGGAGCACCTCAAGCGGCTGGAGGGCGAAGTGCTGACGGCCATCAACGGCTTCGGACAAACGGGCCTGCTCGACCTGGGCGCCGGCAGCACCGTGAGCCCTCGCCAACTACTGGGCCTAGAACTAAACCCGCGGGCGGCCGCCATCGCCGACGTGGTGCTGCGCATCGGCTATCTGCAGTGGCACCTACGCACCCACGGCCTGACGCAACTGGCCGAGCCGCTACTCGACAGCTATCAGAATATCCGCCAGCAGGATGCCATTCTCCAGCACGGCCCCCCAGTGCCACGTCTTGATGCGCAGGGCCGGCCGGTGACGCGCTGGGATGGGCTGACCACTAAACTGCATTCGGCCACTGGTAAGCCCGTGCCCGACGAAGCCGCCCAAGTGCCAGTATTCGACTACCCCGCCCCGCACCCCGCCGAGTGGCCAGCGGCTGATTTTCTGGTCGGCAACCCGCCTTTTTTGGGTGACAAGGCCATGCGCGGAGCCCTGGGCGACGGCTACGTAGAAGCGCTGCGCAAAGCTTACCGGGGCCGTGTACCCGAGTCGGCCGACCTGGTGATGTACTGGTGGGACCACGCGGCCCGGATGGTGCAGGCGGGCCAAGCCGAGCGATTTGGCTTCATCACCACCAATTCCATTACCCAGACATTCAACCGGCGGCTCATCCAGCAGCACCTGGCCAATACCGAGCAGCCGCTTTCGCTGGCCTTCGCTATCCCCGACCACCCGTGGGTGGAGGCCACTGATGGGGCGGCCGTGCGCGTAGCCATCACGGTGGGCGTAGCCGGCGCGGGCCAGCCGGGCACGCTGGCCGAGGTGATACGCGAAGTAACCGTTGCGGGTGAAGAGGCGCCGGCAGTTGAGCTAGGCGAACAGATGGGCGTGCTCAACGCCGACCTGACGGTAGGTGCCGACGTGTCATCAGCTCAGCAGTTGGGGGCCAACGCGGGCTTATCGAGTAACGGCATGATGCTGGCCGGCGCAGGTTTCATTGTCACAGCCGAGGAAGCAGCACAGCTTGGGCTGGGCACCACACTTGGCCTGGAAAGTCGTATTCGGCCCTATCGCAACGGCAAGGACCTGACTGCCCGACCGCGTGGGGTATACCTGCTGGATATGTTTGAACTAACGGAAGCGCAGATGCTCAGCAGCTACCCTCAACTCTACCAGTGGCTGGTGGAGCGCGTGAAGCCTGAACGTGACCACAATAACCGGAAGCGCCTAAAAGACATTTGGTGGCAGTTTGGGGAAACTCGCAAAGGGCTACGGGCAGCTGTGCAAGAACTGCCCCGCTACATTGCTACGCCTGAAACTGCCAAGCACCGAGTATTTCAGTTTCTAAAAAGTGAAGTGGCACCCGACCACAAACTAGTGTGCCTGGCACTAGATGATGCGTACCTACTGGGCATATTATCCAGTAGTGTGCATGTGGTCTGGGCTATGGCTTCGGGCAGTTGGTTAGGCGTGGGCAATGATTCCGTCTACGCAAGTTCACGTTGCTTCCAGACCTTTCCCTTCCCTACTGCTACAGTCGTACAACAAGACCGTATCCGGGAGTTAGCAGAACAACTCGATACCCTACGCAAACAACAGCAGGCCCAGCACTCGACACTTACAATAACAGACCTCTACAACGTCGTCGAAAAACTTCGGGCTGGCCAATCACTCACGCCAAAAGAGCAGGTGACTAATCAACTGGGGCTGGCCTCAGTGGTGCTCAACTTACATCAGCAGCTGGATAGGGAGGTGGCGGCGGCGTATGGCTGGGCGGCTGATTTATCCGAGACAGAATTACTCACCAAGCTTGTGCAACTCAATAAGCAACGGGTAGCGGAGGAGGCGGCTGGAGTAGTGCATTATTTGCGTCCGAGCTATCAGGCCCCCGGTCAACAACAGGCAGCTTTTACACTCTCGGCAACCCCAATTTCTACGACTGCTTTGGCTATTATTCAGCCCTGGCCTACTGCTTTAGCGGAACAAATGCAGGCGGTAAGGGCAGTGGTACAACAGGCGGTGACTCCTATGACGGTAGTACAGGTAGCAGCTTGCTTTCAACGTACTCGTCCGGAAAAAGTGAGGCCATTACTCGATACATTGACGGCGTTGGCATTGGTTCGACCCACGTTGGATGGGACATATGCTGGGTAG
- a CDS encoding AAA family ATPase has translation MCSSLQEFVMEYSRADVLRSYNLEPRNRVLLVGEPGNGKTSIAEVLATELMVPMFVIRYDGIIGSYLGETASRLEKMFNFIKTQQCVLFFDEFDAIGKERGDQHETGEIKRVVSSLLLQIDKLPSYVIVVAATNHSELLDKAVWRRFQVKLTIDKPDQELINEWLDKFELDFGHRLPTKRDRLVSQLQGLSFAEIEEFGLSIRRRYALAQPGPNLREITSFSLQEVENKKNFTNA, from the coding sequence GTGTGTAGCTCCCTTCAGGAGTTTGTAATGGAGTATTCGCGGGCCGATGTGTTGCGCTCCTACAACTTGGAGCCACGTAACCGAGTGCTGCTCGTAGGCGAGCCTGGCAACGGCAAAACCTCTATCGCCGAAGTTCTGGCTACTGAGTTGATGGTGCCTATGTTCGTCATCCGCTACGATGGTATCATCGGCAGCTACCTAGGCGAAACGGCCAGCCGCCTGGAGAAAATGTTCAACTTCATCAAAACGCAGCAGTGTGTACTGTTTTTTGATGAGTTCGACGCTATCGGTAAAGAGCGCGGTGACCAGCACGAAACCGGCGAAATCAAGCGCGTGGTCAGCTCTTTGCTACTGCAAATCGATAAGCTGCCCAGTTACGTGATTGTAGTAGCTGCTACTAACCACTCGGAGCTACTCGATAAAGCTGTGTGGCGACGCTTCCAAGTCAAGCTTACCATTGACAAGCCCGACCAGGAATTGATTAACGAGTGGCTCGACAAATTCGAACTAGATTTTGGGCATCGACTGCCTACCAAAAGAGACCGCTTGGTTAGCCAGCTCCAGGGTTTGAGTTTCGCTGAGATAGAAGAGTTTGGCCTGTCCATCCGGCGTAGGTATGCTCTGGCTCAGCCTGGGCCCAACTTACGTGAGATTACTAGTTTTTCGCTACAAGAAGTAGAAAATAAAAAGAATTTCACCAATGCCTAG
- a CDS encoding S8 family peptidase, with the protein MPRKPVLFFPQATEADYTKGGSPPLDRTNVSPKKQGKKFQNDWDKISTEYTHVAQEMGDSVPEMVLVLELRSTVDEFYKSVKQTEELQFLAAEFDFTPTLVENTASDDEDALDPEYPSSSRVFLTLRNEDSLRRILALWDTYVNKQPFQNGTSQFKQLFKLLTGVRLYSVEDRLRDTGFRERVAEMVQITHSPVLAEVELLFVTKKNTPPAKPKKDGGTTQPRTSEEDDLERTAAVYQRFKSVVEQSGGRVLTESYTLIPEIHYHAVAAEIPLELLLDLSNNTDVELLKAPEVLFFRSLGQSAWTGHLDEDEEEEDYEEEVEEELTVTIPPPLYEEAIAALFDGLPIQNHRVLAGRLTIDGEGVDEALYPADQRHHGTAMATLITRGDLSDASAQPLHNKLYVRPIMVLEPGFTGPEERMPSQKLPVDIIHRAVRRLFDGEGETPAVAERVKIINLSIGDISRPFHQSLSAWARLLDWLACKYDVLFIISAGNVLTNIELPVPVAEFDRATPEEREVLMLNHIISDNLNRKVLTPSEAINAITVGAAQADAGPNAAEADRYTLVLDEYLMSPISRIGFGYRGSIKPDILMAGGRKCYKKHWKQPTPGTSTLLILENLKFSYKPPGVSVAVPGQAGSLNSIGYQWGTSSATALATRLACQLHEMLDSVNMDRETATEIPDAYYAVLIKALLVHGAGWGKSSSTLHDIIKNKPGVPPTFVKKHITPYLGYGVVNGQRVLHCTDNRVTLLGWGELATEHAQEFVFPLPEALERATVEKRLTVTLAWISPTNWQSRQYRQARLYIDNIKRDNYIPRSEQLTLEREGIDWKTTRRGTVQHDILVGSQADPYVNGGNLIIKIDCRKDAPGLVNTDTIRYGLAVTLEVNEDTGIEIYEEVKQKLAVLNRVRPRA; encoded by the coding sequence ATGCCTAGAAAACCTGTTCTATTCTTTCCGCAAGCTACTGAAGCAGACTATACTAAAGGCGGCTCGCCACCCCTAGATAGAACCAACGTAAGTCCCAAAAAGCAAGGTAAAAAATTTCAGAACGACTGGGATAAAATTTCTACTGAGTACACACACGTAGCCCAGGAAATGGGTGATAGTGTACCAGAAATGGTGCTGGTGCTCGAGCTTAGAAGCACCGTTGACGAATTTTACAAATCAGTCAAACAGACTGAAGAGCTACAATTTCTTGCTGCTGAATTTGATTTTACTCCTACGCTCGTAGAAAATACAGCTAGTGACGATGAGGATGCACTCGACCCCGAGTATCCTAGCTCAAGCCGTGTTTTTCTAACGTTACGCAACGAGGATAGTCTGCGAAGAATTCTTGCGCTTTGGGACACCTACGTTAATAAGCAGCCCTTTCAGAATGGTACTAGCCAGTTTAAGCAGCTATTCAAACTGCTAACTGGGGTGCGCCTCTACAGCGTAGAAGACCGGCTACGCGACACCGGCTTTCGGGAGCGCGTAGCTGAAATGGTGCAGATAACGCATTCGCCCGTGCTAGCGGAAGTAGAGCTGCTGTTTGTTACCAAGAAAAACACGCCGCCAGCCAAGCCAAAAAAAGATGGTGGTACAACACAGCCCCGCACCAGCGAGGAGGATGATTTAGAACGAACGGCAGCAGTGTACCAGCGTTTTAAGAGCGTAGTAGAGCAGAGCGGCGGCCGAGTGCTTACTGAGTCCTACACGCTCATTCCTGAGATTCACTACCACGCGGTAGCTGCCGAAATACCCCTTGAACTGCTGCTCGACTTAAGCAACAACACGGATGTGGAGCTACTCAAAGCGCCAGAAGTGCTGTTCTTCCGTTCTTTAGGGCAAAGCGCTTGGACCGGCCACCTCGACGAGGACGAGGAGGAAGAAGATTACGAGGAAGAGGTCGAAGAGGAATTGACAGTAACTATACCACCTCCTCTTTACGAGGAAGCAATTGCTGCCTTGTTCGATGGTTTGCCTATCCAAAACCACCGAGTGCTGGCCGGACGGCTGACTATCGACGGTGAGGGCGTAGACGAAGCGCTATATCCAGCCGACCAGCGACATCACGGCACGGCCATGGCTACACTCATCACGCGGGGCGACCTAAGTGATGCTTCGGCGCAGCCTCTTCATAACAAGCTCTACGTGAGGCCAATCATGGTGCTAGAGCCTGGCTTTACTGGTCCAGAGGAGCGAATGCCTTCTCAGAAACTGCCCGTTGACATCATTCACCGAGCCGTCCGACGGCTATTCGATGGCGAAGGAGAGACGCCAGCTGTCGCCGAGCGTGTAAAAATTATTAATCTTTCCATCGGCGATATCTCTCGTCCGTTCCACCAGAGCTTGAGTGCGTGGGCACGACTACTCGACTGGCTAGCCTGTAAGTATGACGTACTATTCATTATCAGTGCGGGTAATGTTCTAACCAACATTGAACTGCCTGTGCCAGTAGCAGAGTTTGACCGCGCTACTCCCGAAGAGCGTGAAGTGCTGATGCTTAATCACATTATTTCCGACAACCTCAACCGGAAAGTGCTTACGCCCTCAGAGGCTATTAATGCTATCACGGTGGGCGCTGCACAGGCCGATGCGGGCCCTAATGCTGCAGAAGCTGACCGCTACACGTTGGTGCTTGACGAATATTTAATGAGTCCTATTAGCCGAATTGGCTTTGGCTATCGGGGCTCCATTAAACCTGATATATTGATGGCTGGCGGCCGGAAATGCTACAAAAAACATTGGAAGCAACCAACTCCGGGTACCAGCACCTTGCTGATACTGGAGAATTTAAAATTTAGCTACAAGCCACCTGGGGTTAGCGTAGCTGTTCCTGGGCAAGCTGGTTCATTAAATAGTATTGGCTACCAGTGGGGTACTAGCAGCGCTACAGCGCTTGCCACCCGACTTGCATGTCAGCTACATGAGATGCTCGATAGCGTCAATATGGACCGGGAAACAGCGACTGAAATTCCCGATGCCTATTACGCAGTGCTTATCAAAGCTCTGCTTGTACATGGAGCCGGGTGGGGCAAGAGCAGTAGCACTCTGCACGATATAATCAAAAACAAGCCGGGAGTGCCACCTACGTTTGTAAAGAAGCACATTACGCCCTACCTCGGCTACGGCGTAGTAAACGGTCAGCGCGTCTTGCACTGCACTGATAACCGCGTGACGTTGCTAGGGTGGGGCGAACTGGCAACGGAGCACGCCCAGGAATTCGTTTTTCCGCTACCTGAAGCGCTCGAGCGGGCAACGGTAGAGAAGCGTCTTACGGTCACCTTGGCCTGGATAAGCCCAACCAATTGGCAATCGCGCCAATACCGCCAAGCAAGGCTTTACATAGACAACATCAAGCGCGATAACTATATCCCGCGCAGTGAACAACTAACTCTGGAGCGAGAAGGTATCGACTGGAAAACAACTCGGCGTGGCACAGTACAGCATGATATCCTAGTTGGCTCTCAAGCCGACCCTTACGTGAATGGTGGCAACCTTATCATTAAAATTGATTGCCGTAAAGATGCTCCTGGTCTCGTTAACACAGATACTATTCGATATGGACTAGCAGTCACTTTAGAGGTGAACGAGGATACAGGGATAGAAATTTACGAAGAGGTGAAGCAGAAACTTGCTGTTCTAAATAGAGTTCGGCCTAGAGCATAG